The DNA segment ATAGGTGGGCTAGAAGGTATGCACCCAAACACCTTAGGTTCGAGATACCTCCGAAGCCGCCAGAGGATGCTTTGAGGAAGATAGAGCGGCCCGAACTCCTAGAGAAACTCGCTGAGGTCCTGGAGGGTGTGTATGAGTGGAGTGAGGAGGAGATTAAGCAGGCTCTCATAAAGTTTGGAGAGGGTATGAGCGGGGGGGAGCGCAGGAGGTTCTACAGGGACTTCTACCTAGCTATAGTGGGCAGGCCCGAGGGCCCCAGGGCCGCGCCCCTCCTAAGCCTTATGGAGCGAAGGTTCGTTGTAGAGAGGCTAAAGACGGCTGCTAGCCTGTCGAGGGAGCTAAAAGGTAGGTGACCCTGCTGCCGTCCGGCGATCTAAACACCATCATCAACGGCCTGTCGGTGGAGAACGACAGCTCTATACTCTCAGCTATCTTAGCCACGCCCAACATCCTCTTCAGATAGCTAACATCATACCTACTTGTGGCTGGAGCCTTTACATCAAGATCTATCAACGCGGGGCTCTCCCTCGTAAGCCTGGTCTCGACCCTCCTCCTCTCAGTGCCAATGCTCCTTATCGAAAGATAATCCTCGCCAGCGTCGAACTCGACAATATCGCCTACGAGCTCCACATCACGCAGCGTCTTCTTCACGACATCAGCTATGACGGTCGCCGTGGCGTCGAACTCGAGGGAGATTTCTTCGGGAACATCCACTACGACCTCCAGATTGGGGAGGAGATACCTCCTAAGAACCACGCTCTCGACTATGAAGAGCACTTTATCCTCACTGACCCTCACCTCAAGCTGATCACCCTTCTTCGCCCTAGCTACCACCCCCTTAAGTGTCTCCATGTTAACACCAAGCTCCACTCGGTCGACATCTCCTGATATGCTGAAGTCGAAGAACGATGAGGAGGGAATCTCAATGTCGACAAGCGCAACCCTAGCCGGGTCCATCCCTCTAAGCATTAGGCCTTCCCCGGTTATTATGAACAAACCCTCGTCAAGAATCTTGGACACGCTGTCGACAAGCTCCTTGAAAACCTTGGCCTCATACCTGAACATAGCTTTATAATCGGTAAACTCAGCCTCTAGAGTGGACTCTGAGGACACGCTAGCACACCCCATTATCGTAATGTGGATACCTCTAGGCTAAATAAGGGAGCCTACACAATTAAAAGACTGGATACTCCCTGGGGCCCTATGAAGAGTACGCCATCGCCCGACTGCATCAAAATCCGTGGGGGAAGCCTGTCCCCCTAGAGGGCCCCAGGGGGCAGAGGCGGCCGCCCTCTCCATATAACCCAGCGATCGAAACCCCCTCCTTTCGAGGGGTCATAAGCCCGAGCGTCACGAGGGATAGACAGGGTGGAGGGACTGTGATTTGCGAAGGCTTCTACCTATATGTCTCCGCCTTCTCTTTCTTAGCCAAACTATAATACGGGCTCTCGAGTATGACACCCTCCCCACGCCTCTCGGGTGTTAGACACGCCGACAATATAAAGGAGCCCGGTGTAGGCAGCTCGCCGCCAGGTGGAATCGGATCCACAAATACCTCCAGGCCCGATAGCCTCTCGCCTAGAGCCCTCAGGCTGGAGGAGCCTAACTGGAATGCTAGGACGTCGCTAGCCCCGGTCATGGCCGCTATACTAGCGGCTTCCTCCGGACTTGAAACTGTTACTATTGGTAAAACCGGGAACCGAGGATCCCTTGAAAGCACCACAGGATCCTTTACAACGCCCTCAACCACAGAGGGCCAAACATAACGGCCCTCCCTCCTGTACCCTGTGGGCACGACGCCACCCATACCCTCAATGTAGTTCACATACTTCTCAGACGCCTCCGCAAGACCAGGCTTTATCAAGGGTCCCATAGCGGTAGAGGGGTCTGACGGGTCTCCCACTCGGATAGACTCCGCGGCGTCTATCAGCGCGTCCACCTCGTTCCTGGATAGCCTGCCCACGGCTATCACCCACCCTATGCTGCCGCAAGCCTGGCCAGCGTGGAGCGCTCTACCATACATTATAAACCTGGCTGTAACCTCGTCGAGAGAGCCCGCTGAGACTATGGCCACCGATCGGCCTCGGCTGGCTATGGTGCCCGCTCTCGCGATAGCGGCCTTTGAGGGGCATGTGAAGATTATAGATTCAGACCTGAAAACCCTCGATAATCCTAGCAGAGACGCGCCAGTAGTGTAGACCATGTTAAGACCATCCTCCATGCCTAGGCGGGAGGCCGCAGCAGCCACCAGCGTTGGAGCGAGAGGCGCCTTGCGCGGCGGCTTCAGCAGGACACCCATGCCCCTCTCTGCAGCTCGGTAGAGAGAGTACACAGTAGTGTAGAGTGGCATAGTGTAGGAGGGGAGCGCTACTAGAACTCCGCGGAACCTGCTTTCCCCCAAACCAGCGGCGGACCTCAGAAGCTTCAGTGAAGCCTCGACCTCTAGCCTCGCCTCAACTCTAGTCTTACCCGTATCCAGCACTAGAATATCGACAAGAGTCTCGTCAGCGTCAGAAAGCTCAGCCTCTAGGGCCTCGAGAAAACCCGGCTCAACAGCCTCGCCAGGGGATATCTCCCACAGGCTAGGAGATGAACCGTGCTCGGATATAGGGGTCTTCAGAATAGTTGCATAAAAAAGCCGGGAGCCGTCTATGGGCGTGTCAATGCTGAACGCTTCCTCGCCCTCGGCAAATCTACCCTTCACAATACTGTGGAGGACAGGCTTCCCACCCCTCGCATCAGCGGAGAAGCCGTACGATTCGAGAGCCTTTAGGAATGATTTAACTACCCTAGTCCTCTCCAACACACAGAACCTCAAATCTCCATATTACACCCTGAGGGAAATAGGCTTACACACAACCCATTTACTTCCTGTAGAGGGCCGGGCTATATCTCTATCGAGACGGGCTAAAGACCTCCACACCACGGGGCCCGTCTCCAGGAATGCTAGCTGGCCGCACAAGAATAATGCGGGTCTAGCATGTGAGCTAGTGGTGAGGACCTCCCTAAACCTCCTCTAAACCGCCTTCAGCCCTTGCAAGGGCTATCGCCATAGCGAAGAGGGCGTCGCTAGCTCTGTTGATTATCTTCAGAACAAGTGGATCAACCGTGATACCGCTCTTTACGGCGCTAACAAGCCTTCTCTCCGCCCGCCTGACAGCTGTTCTGGCCGTGTGGAGAGCGGCAACCTTGGGGCTACCAGCAGGGAGGATGAATCTTCGGAGAGGTTCGCCATAGTAGCTGTCGGCAATTCTCTCTAGCTTCTCGAGATCCTCCTCCGCCACCTTAGGCTCACGCGATGAGAGAGTGAATCCCACGTTAAAAAGAAGCCTCTGGATCCACTTGAGATCTCCGTTCACCCTTGCATCTAGACCCTTGGATGATAGGAAGCTCCTCGCAAGCCCGATTAGGCTGTTAGCCTCGTCCAGAGTGCCCAGGAACTCGATAAGCGGATGGTCCTTGGGAACCCTCACAGGCTTCCCTCCCTCACCCAGGGCAAAGCACCATGTCTCCCCCGAGTCTCCAGATCTAGTGTATAGATGCACCAAGACAGACAACCCCCTGTTCGCATTCACCTACTAAGATTGTGGCTCGGGAACGATTTAGGCTGTTAGTATGGAGGCGTGGGTGCGGTGGAGCCGCCGGCGGGATTCGAACCCGCGACCACCGGCTTTCCCGGAGGCTCCACCAGGTGGAGGCGACCTCGGTGCACACCCGTACGAGGCCGGCGCTCTACCGCTGAGCTACGGCGGCCCTGGTTTACACATATGCATCTGGGGGTTTAAGAGTTATCTACGGGTTGCTGGCTTGGCTGGTGATGTTTGGAGGCCGCCATTCTCGACGGGGAAGATTGTGGAGGATTATCGCCTCCTCAAGCTGTACCTTGAGGTTGCTAGGGAGAAGGGGAGGGAGGATCTCGTCGATAAGGCTTTGATATCGGAGGAGGATGTAAACCTGCTCCGCAGACTCTCCTCTGCCCCCGGCGTGACTGCCGAGGACCTGGTTAACGCTTTGGAGGAGAGGTTCTACGAGCGGGTCGATCCGGATATAGCTTCAGAGGCTCTTTCGAGGGCTGGCATAAATTTTGATGGGGATACCGCCAGGAGGATTATAGCGAGGATACTCGCAGGATGGCTGGTGGAGATGGGGGAGGAGCTGAGGATGTATAGGCTAAGGAGGTCGTGGGAGGCTTAGGGGCTGGCTAGGCGTGTACTCCTCCTCACGCCAGCCAGCCTCATCCTCGCAACACTCTCCTCCAAGGCCTCAGCGAGCAGCCTACCCGGGAGCCTCTCCTCGATAATCCAGTCTACGAGGCTCCTGATACTCTCGGCGAGGTCCTCGGATATCGCTATAGCTATCTCCTCCTTCTCTTCTCTCGACGCGATCTCCAGGGCCTTGGCCACAGTCTTGTCACTGGGGTGAGTGGCCCCGGATATGTACTTGGCTATAGCTGCTGGAGTCACCCCGAGCTCGCTTGAAAGCTCCCTATAGGACCTTGTGGACAGTAGTATCGCTATTATCTTCCTCCTCGTCTCCTTGCCTAGCATGTGGACGAACAGCAGACCCTCTTCCAAGGGCGTCTCTACACCTATGAGATGGTCGGGTGGTGGGAATGTTTTTAGGGGAAAAGTACTGTAGATTAGCTTAACACCTCTTTAACCAGTCTCGAGAGTATCGCTATCCCCTCGGGTATCTCCTCCTCTCTGTTGAAGCTATAGCTGAGCCTGGCAGTATTTCTGCCTGCACCCTGGGTTACGTGGAATGCGTCGCCGGGGACATATGCTACACCACGCTCAACCGCCTTAGGCATTAGAGCCCTCATATCCACGCTCCCGTTTATCCTTATGAATATGAAGAACCCCCCAATCGGCCTCGTCCACGTCGCCAGCCCATCCATATTCTCCTCGAGAGCCTGGAGCATCAAATCCCTCTTCCTACGGTAGATCGATACCGCTCTCGAGATAACCTTGTCGACAATACCCCTTTCTAGCGCCTCCGCAGCTATGTACTGGTCCAGAGTGCTGGTGTGTAGATCCACAATCTGTTTCAAGAGCTCCATTCTAGAGGCGACTTCGGGGGGAGCAAGTGTGAGGCCTAGCCTCAGGCCTGGGGCCAGTATCTTGCTGAAGGTTGTCATATACACGACTCTGCCCTCGGTATCAAGTGCCTGAAGGGGTATCTCTTCACCCGTCTTCTCG comes from the Aeropyrum camini SY1 = JCM 12091 genome and includes:
- a CDS encoding aldehyde dehydrogenase family protein, yielding MERTRVVKSFLKALESYGFSADARGGKPVLHSIVKGRFAEGEEAFSIDTPIDGSRLFYATILKTPISEHGSSPSLWEISPGEAVEPGFLEALEAELSDADETLVDILVLDTGKTRVEARLEVEASLKLLRSAAGLGESRFRGVLVALPSYTMPLYTTVYSLYRAAERGMGVLLKPPRKAPLAPTLVAAAASRLGMEDGLNMVYTTGASLLGLSRVFRSESIIFTCPSKAAIARAGTIASRGRSVAIVSAGSLDEVTARFIMYGRALHAGQACGSIGWVIAVGRLSRNEVDALIDAAESIRVGDPSDPSTAMGPLIKPGLAEASEKYVNYIEGMGGVVPTGYRREGRYVWPSVVEGVVKDPVVLSRDPRFPVLPIVTVSSPEEAASIAAMTGASDVLAFQLGSSSLRALGERLSGLEVFVDPIPPGGELPTPGSFILSACLTPERRGEGVILESPYYSLAKKEKAETYR
- a CDS encoding helix-turn-helix domain-containing protein is translated as MEEGLLFVHMLGKETRRKIIAILLSTRSYRELSSELGVTPAAIAKYISGATHPSDKTVAKALEIASREEKEEIAIAISEDLAESIRSLVDWIIEERLPGRLLAEALEESVARMRLAGVRRSTRLASP
- a CDS encoding DNA polymerase sliding clamp A, with translation MSSESTLEAEFTDYKAMFRYEAKVFKELVDSVSKILDEGLFIITGEGLMLRGMDPARVALVDIEIPSSSFFDFSISGDVDRVELGVNMETLKGVVARAKKGDQLEVRVSEDKVLFIVESVVLRRYLLPNLEVVVDVPEEISLEFDATATVIADVVKKTLRDVELVGDIVEFDAGEDYLSIRSIGTERRRVETRLTRESPALIDLDVKAPATSRYDVSYLKRMLGVAKIAESIELSFSTDRPLMMVFRSPDGSRVTYLLAPSTG
- a CDS encoding cob(I)yrinic acid a,c-diamide adenosyltransferase, producing MHLYTRSGDSGETWCFALGEGGKPVRVPKDHPLIEFLGTLDEANSLIGLARSFLSSKGLDARVNGDLKWIQRLLFNVGFTLSSREPKVAEEDLEKLERIADSYYGEPLRRFILPAGSPKVAALHTARTAVRRAERRLVSAVKSGITVDPLVLKIINRASDALFAMAIALARAEGGLEEV